CGAGTATCAGCCCGAGAGCCGCTGGTTCCTCAAGAGTGCGATCAGCGGTGGCGGCGTGCTGATGGACTGGGGGCCGTACGACATCACGACGATGTGCAATCTCTTCCGGCCGCAGCGTGTGGAGGTCGTCTCGTCCATCGTCGAGCAGCCGAAGCTCGGCGGCGAGGCGATGCCGGACTTCGAGCCGGACGTCGAGTTCCACGTCATCGCGACGCTCCGATTTCACCGCGATGACGGCAGCATGTTCGACGTTCATTACGAACGTGCCAGCGCGACGCACGGCGAGGAGGCGATGCACTTCGAGGTCGAGGGCGTCGACGGTGCCGCACGAATCGACTGGCTGCCCCGGCCCGAAGGCGCTCGCGGATACGTCCACGTGTGGGACGACGACGGCAAACGTCAGTCGCAGGAGCATTACCTCGTCGACGAGCCGGCTGACATCATGCAGCGTCCGCTGCTGGAGATGCGAAAAGCCGTCGATGGTAAGCCGGCGATGATCTCGCTGGGCGATGAGGCGATCTTCAACTTTGCGGTCATTCGAGCGATCTACGACGCGGCGGAATCGGGTGAGTCGGTCGTGGTCGAGCGGGAGGTCACGTCATGAAGCATGCAGTCGTCGCGATGGACACGTTTTTCCACGGCGCCTCGCCGGGCTATCCGCTGCGGACGCGTCTGGAGATGATAAAGGCTGCGGGTTTCGACGCGGGGTACTTCACGAACTGGCCGACGTCCGCCGCCGATGCGGAGCGGCAGCAGTTGGCGTCAACCGCACAGGCGGTCGGCTTCGACATTGCAGCCGTCTATGCGGCGATTGATCTGGCCGAGGGTCACGACGCCTGCCTTCGTCGGGTTGAAGCGATCGCGCGGGATCTGCCCGAGGGTGCCGACTTCGAGCTCGCGCTGAAACACGGCGTGCCGGGTTCTGATCAGTCCAGCCCCGACGATCCGAAGCACGACGAGAAGGCCGTCAGACTCGTGCTGGCCCTGGCAGAACGCACCGATGCGACCATCTGCCTTTACCCGCACGTGCGCGTCTGGATGCAGCGGCACGCGACAGCGCTCCGCGTAGTCGAAGCCTGCGAGCACCCACGCGTGAAAATCATGTTCTGCGGCTACCACTGGTACGCCGCCGACGATCGAGACGGGCTGGACACACTGGTGCCGAAGCTGGCTCCGCACCTGCACGCGATCAATCTCTGCGGCGTTGCGGTCCGCGGCGAGGCTGCGTCCATCCTTCCTCTCGGCGATGGACAGATGGACAACGCGATGGTGCTGGGCCGTCTTCGAAGTCTCGGCTTCGAAGACCGCATCGCGATCCAGGGCTACAGCCTGCGCGGTGACGTCTTCGCACGCCTGCAACAGGCACGGGTGGCTTCCGAACAGCTGGTCCAGCAGGTGGAAGCGCACGCGGCGTGGTACACGGCGGAATGAGGAGGCGGAAAGGGCTGACGCGAGAATCGCGCGCGTCCTCGCGGTTTCGGCGTTCTCGGGTCTCTTGTCTGTCAGTAGCTTGTGGGAGAGAGTTGCCTCGACATCGGTGTCTAGGCGACTCCAGTTCCGACTGCTGACGCGTTCGTCGGCAAGGACACACCTTCACACACATCGTCTTACACAGGACCATGACCACCACGTTCCGCACGTCTTCTGCCATTCTTGCCATTGCGGCAGCCTCTTACTTCGCTGTCGGTTGCGCGACCAGCAGCAACGCTCACGAGCACGATCACAGCATGTCGAAGGTCACCAAGGCCGACGTCATCGCTGCTCAGCAGGCCTGGGGCGAGGGCATTGTCGCCATTTCCAAGGTGCACAGCGATGGCGGTGACTTCGAAGCCCGCGCGACCGAACACATCAACGAGCTATACGCCTACGGCATGACCGACGTCATGTTCAAGCCGACGCTCGCCGCTGAGGACCAGTTCCGCGAGACCTTCGACGAAGCGCTCAGCTACTTCATCGGTGCCGACGGCACCGAGGACAAGGGCTTTGCCATCAGCGGCTGGACCAACGTCCGCTGGGAAAGCAACGGGATCTACGTCGGCGGCAACGACGCCACGGCCATGGGCAACTACTACTTTAAGAAGCCCGACGGCTCGGAGACCAAGGTCGAGTACACCTTCGGCTACGTCCTGGATGAGGACGGCAACCTCCGCATCAACCTGCACCACTCGTCGCTCCCGTTCTCGCCGAGCTGATCGAGACGGTGACGTCACGACTCTCCTGCCAGGCACCGCATCGCGGTGCCTGGTTTTTGATTTGTGCTAGAGACACTTTGAGTGCGTGCGTCAGTAGCGCTGCGATCGCAGGCTCGCTTCGCTCACCGCTAAACCAGGTTGGGATTGCATTGTGTCTGCTACCGCGTCGCTTCTCATGGAGCGGCTTCGTGCGGATTCTGAGGTGAAGCCGCGCCTCCGTCATCCCGAGCGGAGCGAGGGCCCTCGCTTGGTTCTGATCCGACGACGAACGAGGTCCCTCGGCTTCGCTCGGGATGACGGAGGGACGCAGAAACACGCACTATAGAGAGTTCGTGCAGTGAAAGACTCGGGTACGGTGTGACGGATGGCAACACGCATCCTGCTCGTCGGCATCGAGCCCGACTCGGTCGATTACGACAAGTGGCCCGATCTGACGCGGGAGAAGTTGATCGCGTCCGGTCGCGAAGTGGTCGAGGCTTTGACCGGCGCCGGCTACGAGCCGGTGTCGAACCTCATCGACGGCTCGCCGGAGAGTGTCGACGGCGTCCGTCAGAAGCTGGTGGAACTGCGGCCGGAGGTGGTCGTTATTGGGGCTGGCGTCCGGGCTGATCCGGATCGGCTCGCGCTCTTCGAGCAACTGGTGAACGTGGTGATTGCGATGTCGCCCACGTCGCGACTCGCGTTCAACACGCGGCCGTGGGACACGGTCGAAGCGGTCGAACGCGTGCTGCGTTGAAGTAGCGTCGGACCGCGCCGGCAGTGCTACGGGACGAGGTACGTCGGGGTCGTCACCGGTCCGACGGGCAGGCCGTCGTCCGCGGGATCGATGGCGGCGGCGACGAAGCCCATCGGCAACGACGCGTCGCCGGGCACGGCCAAAGCGTCCGAGATGTCCACGGGCTGGCCGGTGAGGTCGACGTCAATCGTCTGGAAGGCGAACGCGTTGTTCGCCGGGAAAGGGGTGTCCCGCAGTGCTGCCAGCTGGCGATCGAGCCGTTGGGCATATTCGCCCTCGAAGAGATTGGTCACCGGCTGAATGAACCCGCGGGTCGCGACGACCCGCGCGGTCGCCCCGGCCGGCCCGTTGACGATGAGACGGACCTTGTCGTCATCGCCGGTCTCGGCGGTCAGGTCGACAGCCGTGGGTTCTGCGTCCTGCCGAACGAGGGTGTGGCTGCCGGCGTTGTTGCCGACGCCGTGCAGCTGTGCCGACGACCGCGTGCCGTCGGCGAAGGTGATGGTCACGAGCGAGCCGATGAGCTCCGCACCACACACGCCGCCGACGTCCCACTTGGGATCGGTGCCTTGATCGAGCGGGCCCTTGCGAGCGCCGGCGATCGAATTGGGGTCCATGTCGATCGAGAAGCCGATCGATTCGCCCGGCTCGAATCCGCCGTCGA
Above is a genomic segment from Planctomycetota bacterium containing:
- a CDS encoding Gfo/Idh/MocA family oxidoreductase translates to MHKLKLLFVGAGAITKMHLRVLETWQDGETVEVLATDLKSEALDELRAARPAARTFDNIDDMLAEPVTDGDIVVVATPPVAHFEAAMKALASGRHVLCEKPLAMTTDEARQMNDAAKSAGRLLGCCSNRLLGRGLAAFSDRFGSGLIDKPYRVRWQARRQRRRSGIEYQPESRWFLKSAISGGGVLMDWGPYDITTMCNLFRPQRVEVVSSIVEQPKLGGEAMPDFEPDVEFHVIATLRFHRDDGSMFDVHYERASATHGEEAMHFEVEGVDGAARIDWLPRPEGARGYVHVWDDDGKRQSQEHYLVDEPADIMQRPLLEMRKAVDGKPAMISLGDEAIFNFAVIRAIYDAAESGESVVVEREVTS
- a CDS encoding TIM barrel protein, with protein sequence MKHAVVAMDTFFHGASPGYPLRTRLEMIKAAGFDAGYFTNWPTSAADAERQQLASTAQAVGFDIAAVYAAIDLAEGHDACLRRVEAIARDLPEGADFELALKHGVPGSDQSSPDDPKHDEKAVRLVLALAERTDATICLYPHVRVWMQRHATALRVVEACEHPRVKIMFCGYHWYAADDRDGLDTLVPKLAPHLHAINLCGVAVRGEAASILPLGDGQMDNAMVLGRLRSLGFEDRIAIQGYSLRGDVFARLQQARVASEQLVQQVEAHAAWYTAE
- a CDS encoding phosphoribosyl-AMP cyclohydrolase, which encodes MTTTFRTSSAILAIAAASYFAVGCATSSNAHEHDHSMSKVTKADVIAAQQAWGEGIVAISKVHSDGGDFEARATEHINELYAYGMTDVMFKPTLAAEDQFRETFDEALSYFIGADGTEDKGFAISGWTNVRWESNGIYVGGNDATAMGNYYFKKPDGSETKVEYTFGYVLDEDGNLRINLHHSSLPFSPS